Proteins encoded together in one Deltaproteobacteria bacterium window:
- a CDS encoding PIN domain-containing protein, whose protein sequence is MKSERVFADTNLFLRYLTNDVPEQADAVERLLRRAAAGELVLVTNELVIAEIVWTLETFYQLSREQIRDKVLAIFNTPGVELVDGNLVLQAIIWYAEKNVDFIDAYNATWLLSQGLKGVYTFDHKHFSRLEGITAKVPVE, encoded by the coding sequence GTGAAGTCTGAGCGTGTTTTTGCTGACACGAATCTGTTTCTGCGGTATCTGACCAACGATGTGCCGGAACAAGCCGATGCCGTTGAACGTTTGCTTCGCCGCGCCGCAGCCGGAGAGCTGGTCTTGGTAACCAATGAACTGGTTATAGCAGAGATCGTGTGGACGCTGGAGACATTCTACCAACTCTCCCGAGAACAAATTAGAGATAAGGTCCTGGCGATCTTTAACACCCCTGGCGTTGAACTGGTGGATGGGAACTTGGTGCTGCAGGCGATTATCTGGTACGCTGAGAAAAACGTCGATTTTATTGACGCATACAACGCAACCTGGCTCCTTAGTCAGGGATTGAAGGGTGTCTATACATTTGACCACAAACACTTCTCCCGCCTAGAAGGGATTACGGCGAAGGTGCCAGTAGAGTAA
- a CDS encoding AbrB/MazE/SpoVT family DNA-binding domain-containing protein, which produces MITTKLGRRGQITLPRTVRHWLNLSEGDRIAFVRRGDEIILQPLIRTLQDLRGSVPVSAPQDFSAIRQEVVQAHARKVVKGEV; this is translated from the coding sequence ATGATTACGACAAAACTAGGACGGAGGGGACAAATTACCCTTCCCCGGACCGTTCGCCACTGGCTTAACCTTAGTGAAGGAGATCGGATTGCCTTTGTGCGCCGCGGGGATGAGATCATTCTACAGCCCCTCATTCGAACCTTGCAAGACCTGAGGGGTAGTGTTCCTGTATCCGCCCCCCAGGATTTCTCGGCCATCCGTCAAGAGGTGGTTCAGGCCCATGCCCGAAAGGTTGTGAAAGGTGAAGTCTGA